A genome region from Pseudanabaena sp. Chao 1811 includes the following:
- a CDS encoding Get3/ArsA fold putative tail anchor-mediating ATPase NosAFP gives MSLILTFLGKGGVGKTTTAIAVARAFAAQNKQVLYVGQQAGDSLSIRLGVDLNSEPQSVAPNFSAVHLKSTVLLERYWDKMKGLETQYLRTPFFKEVYGQELGILPGMDAALGLSFLRERDAEGKYDVIIYDGVGDLETLRMLGMPEILGWYLRRFKQVLTGSAIGQAISPFVEPILRSILQVSSTDDISQQAGEMSSVLTRGQKAVNDPRHVAAYLVTTGDPYAIATAKYLWGSAQQVGLTVGGIFARDAISEEEFAPLAIFPVSDQVTELAIPDRLNATFAPQPIEIDIVSKQVKLFLPTFNKKQVKLIQLGPEVTIEAGDQRRNIFLPNELAGKQATGAKFQDSYLIISFG, from the coding sequence ATGAGCCTAATTCTGACATTTCTCGGTAAAGGTGGTGTTGGCAAGACGACAACCGCGATCGCGGTTGCTCGTGCTTTTGCCGCCCAAAATAAACAGGTTTTATACGTCGGTCAACAAGCGGGCGATAGCCTCAGCATTAGGTTAGGCGTTGATCTCAACAGTGAACCACAATCCGTTGCGCCCAACTTTTCGGCTGTTCATTTAAAATCCACAGTTTTACTCGAAAGATATTGGGACAAGATGAAAGGCTTGGAAACCCAATATCTGCGTACTCCTTTTTTTAAGGAAGTTTATGGTCAAGAGCTAGGTATTTTACCTGGAATGGATGCGGCTCTCGGCTTAAGTTTTCTGCGAGAGCGTGATGCTGAAGGTAAATATGACGTAATTATTTACGATGGCGTTGGCGATCTGGAAACCTTGCGGATGCTGGGAATGCCAGAGATCCTCGGTTGGTATCTGCGTCGCTTTAAACAGGTATTAACGGGTTCAGCGATCGGTCAAGCTATTTCTCCATTTGTGGAGCCAATTTTAAGAAGTATTCTCCAAGTTTCCAGCACCGATGATATTTCCCAACAAGCGGGAGAAATGTCATCGGTATTAACTCGCGGTCAAAAAGCCGTGAATGATCCGCGCCATGTTGCTGCTTACCTCGTCACGACAGGAGATCCCTATGCGATCGCTACGGCAAAATATCTCTGGGGTAGCGCTCAACAGGTTGGCTTAACTGTTGGCGGCATATTTGCCCGTGATGCCATATCTGAGGAAGAATTTGCACCACTTGCGATCTTCCCAGTTTCCGATCAAGTTACGGAGTTGGCTATTCCTGATCGCTTGAATGCAACCTTTGCGCCCCAACCAATTGAGATTGATATTGTCAGTAAGCAGGTGAAATTATTCTTGCCTACATTTAACAAGAAACAAGTCAAACTCATCCAACTAGGACCCGAAGTTACGATCGAAGCAGGTGATCAGCGCCGCAATATTTTCTTGCCGAATGAACTCGCTGGCAAACAAGCCACAGGCGCAAAGTTTCAGGATTCCTATTTAATTATTTCTTTCGGCTAA
- the petP gene encoding cytochrome b6f subunit PetP produces the protein MQVGQRVRVRGFKDGSGKAISSKVGAIGVIKEEKIMDGSKWGYIVKFDDSTKSWFFADELESA, from the coding sequence ATGCAAGTTGGACAAAGAGTTCGTGTTCGTGGTTTCAAAGATGGTAGTGGTAAGGCGATCTCCAGCAAAGTTGGTGCGATCGGTGTCATCAAAGAAGAAAAGATTATGGATGGCAGCAAATGGGGCTATATCGTCAAATTTGATGACAGCACCAAGTCTTGGTTTTTTGCAGACGAGCTAGAGTCCGCCTAA
- a CDS encoding CO2 hydration protein, protein MSVSTKNKPIEPALAAVKQRLEEGGALLPDSPDNLLEVVGILKSYGVILGEYYRNLTYISEYQFLEFFPFFKFFNGDFSLNKLGRHWWHNRINFEFAEYCMKAMFWHGGGGLDNYLDSEEFKQRAKAAIAAKSKSNPLMAILSRLFPDFLPEQVRLMTYYSALGYFWSFMSPMFLELSDRYDRGEIKSIPDVVKHIQDGLVAAAAVPYVYKVSINGSDYEIVPKSANLTFLMDTAVPYVEAVFFRSFPFRGTVSYNAQAQQISPEISHFNYGVLYADPLPVGGAGIPPTLLMQDMRHYLPQYLLDVYRNSDRGEEDLLVQICLSFQKSMFCVTTAALRGLAPHPFETQDPKEKKANDKFLAPWLDRLSRSRLYTLQ, encoded by the coding sequence ATGAGTGTATCGACCAAAAATAAACCTATCGAGCCTGCCCTTGCGGCGGTAAAGCAACGCTTAGAAGAAGGTGGTGCATTGCTTCCAGATAGTCCTGACAACTTACTCGAAGTCGTTGGCATACTCAAAAGCTATGGTGTCATATTGGGAGAATATTATCGAAATCTCACTTATATCTCCGAATATCAATTTTTAGAATTTTTCCCATTTTTTAAATTCTTTAATGGTGATTTTTCGTTAAATAAGCTAGGTCGTCACTGGTGGCACAATCGCATTAATTTTGAATTTGCCGAATACTGCATGAAGGCGATGTTTTGGCATGGTGGTGGTGGACTTGATAATTACTTGGACTCAGAGGAATTTAAACAACGCGCCAAAGCTGCGATCGCCGCAAAAAGTAAAAGCAATCCCCTCATGGCAATTTTAAGTCGATTGTTTCCTGACTTTTTGCCAGAGCAAGTGCGCCTGATGACCTACTACAGCGCTTTAGGATATTTTTGGTCGTTCATGTCACCGATGTTTTTAGAACTGAGCGATCGCTATGATCGGGGTGAAATCAAAAGTATCCCTGATGTGGTGAAACATATTCAAGATGGGTTAGTTGCTGCCGCCGCTGTTCCCTATGTCTACAAAGTAAGCATCAATGGCAGCGATTACGAGATCGTGCCAAAATCGGCAAATTTAACATTTTTAATGGATACGGCTGTCCCCTATGTGGAAGCTGTATTTTTCCGTTCTTTCCCCTTCCGTGGCACGGTTTCCTACAACGCACAGGCGCAGCAAATCTCTCCTGAAATCTCACACTTCAATTATGGTGTGCTGTATGCCGATCCTTTACCCGTTGGCGGCGCAGGTATTCCGCCCACATTGCTAATGCAGGATATGCGTCACTATTTACCCCAATATTTATTGGATGTGTATAGAAACAGCGATCGCGGTGAAGAAGATTTACTGGTACAAATTTGTCTTTCGTTCCAAAAGTCGATGTTTTGTGTAACGACAGCCGCACTACGTGGTTTGGCTCCTCATCCCTTTGAAACACAAGATCCTAAAGAGAAAAAAGCTAACGACAAATTTCTTGCACCTTGGCTAGATCGCCTCTCGCGATCGCGCCTATACACCTTGCAATAG
- a CDS encoding biotin transporter BioY — protein MWALSGLLLTIASTFIQPSMLLPSLAGQGNNIAIESISVTMQIGAVLLTGCLGGKNAALLSQIAYITLGLSGLSVFYQGGGLGYLKSPAFGYLLGFLPGGWLCGFLAFLRPPSIERMAISCVGGLLAIHLVGIVYLISIQLPNFSAIQSSLWQYSIQVLSGQFLVVCATIVIATISRKLLFY, from the coding sequence ATGTGGGCTTTGTCTGGACTGTTGCTGACAATTGCTAGCACTTTCATTCAACCATCTATGCTTTTGCCATCCCTTGCAGGTCAGGGAAATAATATTGCGATCGAATCGATCAGCGTTACCATGCAAATTGGAGCAGTTTTGCTTACAGGCTGTCTTGGAGGCAAAAATGCTGCTCTTTTATCGCAAATTGCATATATTACTCTAGGTTTGAGTGGACTTAGTGTTTTTTACCAAGGTGGAGGACTAGGCTATCTCAAGTCACCTGCCTTTGGATATTTATTGGGATTTTTGCCCGGTGGATGGCTCTGTGGGTTTCTAGCTTTTTTGAGACCTCCAAGTATAGAAAGGATGGCAATTAGTTGTGTTGGTGGATTATTAGCAATTCATTTAGTGGGCATCGTTTATTTAATTTCCATTCAGCTACCTAATTTCAGTGCGATCCAGTCTTCATTGTGGCAATATTCTATCCAAGTGTTATCTGGTCAGTTTTTAGTTGTGTGTGCCACTATCGTCATTGCCACTATTTCCCGAAAATTATTGTTTTACTAG
- a CDS encoding sulfite exporter TauE/SafE family protein — protein sequence MDLQYLLIFVAALFAGGLNGIAGGGSFILFPALMFAGIPPIPANATNSIALLPGTLASAGAYRHEFAKDKRALIQVCVLGAIGGLIGAILLLRTPPVVFLRILPYLLLIATLAFAFSKKLTAWVELQQGRFAKLRQLRTILVTMLQLIVAVYGGFFGGGMGILFLASFALMGMTNIHRMNAYKTILTSCINAITVIPFVIAGAILWQQGAIAAIGAAIGGYISAHYAQKIAPILVKRFVIGVGTVMTLYFFIKSWIS from the coding sequence ATGGATCTACAATATTTATTGATTTTTGTGGCAGCCTTGTTTGCGGGGGGACTAAATGGGATTGCGGGGGGTGGTAGCTTCATTCTATTTCCTGCACTGATGTTTGCTGGTATACCACCAATTCCTGCGAACGCAACTAACTCGATCGCTTTATTACCGGGGACATTAGCCAGTGCTGGAGCCTATCGCCATGAATTTGCTAAAGATAAACGGGCTTTGATTCAGGTATGTGTATTAGGTGCGATCGGTGGGCTAATTGGTGCAATTTTGCTTTTAAGGACACCACCTGTAGTTTTTTTGCGAATCCTACCCTATTTATTACTAATCGCCACTTTAGCCTTTGCTTTTAGCAAAAAATTAACTGCTTGGGTAGAGTTGCAGCAGGGGCGGTTTGCCAAGCTTAGGCAATTACGAACGATATTAGTAACAATGTTGCAGCTAATTGTGGCGGTCTATGGTGGTTTTTTTGGTGGAGGTATGGGGATCTTATTTCTTGCCTCCTTTGCGTTGATGGGGATGACTAATATTCATCGTATGAATGCTTACAAAACGATATTGACTAGTTGTATCAATGCGATTACCGTCATTCCTTTTGTGATTGCAGGGGCAATTCTCTGGCAACAGGGGGCGATCGCGGCAATTGGAGCGGCGATCGGTGGATATATCAGCGCTCACTATGCTCAAAAGATTGCCCCGATTTTAGTTAAGCGTTTTGTAATTGGCGTTGGGACAGTGATGACACTGTACTTTTTTATTAAAAGTTGGATTTCCTAA
- the panB gene encoding 3-methyl-2-oxobutanoate hydroxymethyltransferase, translated as MPVTIAQLQKWKQQKKPIAALTASDYAIAKLLDQAGVDMLLVGDSLAMVALGHKTTLPITLEAMIHHAQAVGRAVENALLIVDMPFLSYQVSAEEALRSAGRIFKETDARGIKLEGGYPDMVATIRKLVQAGMPVMGHVGLTPQSVHRIGYRVQGSTPDTAEEILHQSKALVEAGIFALLLENIPAELAAKITDLIPVPTIGIGAGKKCDGQILVTHDVLGLSDWQPPFAKKYTNLQETITEAVKQYCQDVRNQ; from the coding sequence ATGCCAGTGACGATCGCCCAATTGCAAAAATGGAAACAGCAAAAGAAGCCCATTGCAGCTTTGACGGCAAGTGACTATGCGATCGCCAAATTGCTAGATCAAGCAGGTGTGGATATGCTTTTGGTGGGTGACTCTCTTGCAATGGTTGCCCTAGGACATAAAACCACACTCCCCATTACCCTTGAGGCAATGATCCACCATGCTCAAGCGGTCGGACGTGCTGTAGAGAATGCGCTACTCATTGTCGATATGCCCTTTCTAAGTTATCAGGTGAGCGCGGAAGAGGCTCTGCGATCGGCGGGACGTATTTTTAAGGAAACCGATGCGCGGGGTATCAAGCTGGAGGGGGGGTATCCCGATATGGTTGCCACGATTCGTAAATTAGTGCAAGCGGGAATGCCCGTGATGGGACATGTAGGACTAACGCCACAATCGGTGCATCGCATTGGTTATCGGGTTCAAGGTAGCACTCCCGATACCGCCGAAGAGATTTTGCATCAATCAAAGGCTTTAGTAGAAGCAGGTATTTTTGCACTGTTATTAGAAAATATTCCTGCGGAATTAGCCGCCAAGATCACAGATTTAATTCCTGTGCCTACGATTGGTATTGGTGCTGGCAAGAAATGCGATGGACAGATTTTAGTGACCCACGATGTGCTGGGCTTATCCGATTGGCAGCCCCCCTTTGCGAAGAAATATACAAATTTGCAAGAGACAATTACAGAAGCTGTCAAGCAATATTGCCAAGATGTCAGAAATCAATAA
- a CDS encoding Ig-like domain-containing protein, which produces MQLSPRFKWFSQPIDHYAIGLAAILSIAIAILLWIGDRTAPQVRDFSWQGQRVDASNTAFVLTFNRPMNRESVEQNLKFDPPLLGKISWSSRRMSYTPLAPATYGKSYTVKLDNAYDRFANESGKKIAIEPFTGSFTTPNPYFAYIGLQGEEKGRLVLYNVLQKEKRVLTPPNLTVLDFRIYPDRQKILFGAIEAAGQSLLDQKLYVVTTGIDREDRLTSNPSDIKPILGSDDYQNFKFDLSPDGKNILVQRLSRQQVGRYGLWLIKENQQPRSLDNQPGGDFMFTPDSSSVAIAQGEGVAILPLEPQAPPLDFLPRFGTVLNFGRSGTQAATIKFNKDYTRSLYLVNNQGVQKELTKISGSILGAQFDPQEKNLYCLLTDVEQDTAKNIFREKPYLAAINLESAQLRRLLELPSQREIQFNVAPDGQSILLNSVTPSNSDSLNSPTTPEDSAKASRSPQTPQVPTQLIVLPINTLDSNNLPQPEVLPMFGKSPRWLP; this is translated from the coding sequence ATGCAACTTAGCCCTCGCTTTAAATGGTTTTCACAGCCGATTGATCACTATGCAATTGGGTTAGCGGCAATATTGAGTATAGCGATCGCCATATTGCTATGGATTGGCGATCGCACTGCGCCACAGGTAAGAGACTTTAGTTGGCAAGGGCAGAGAGTTGATGCTAGCAATACAGCCTTTGTATTGACCTTTAACCGTCCAATGAATCGTGAAAGTGTCGAACAAAACCTCAAATTTGACCCACCCCTCCTCGGCAAAATCAGTTGGTCATCACGGCGGATGTCCTATACACCGTTAGCACCTGCAACCTATGGTAAGTCTTATACAGTCAAGCTCGATAATGCTTACGATCGCTTTGCTAATGAATCTGGTAAAAAAATAGCGATCGAGCCTTTTACGGGTAGCTTTACCACACCAAATCCTTACTTTGCTTATATTGGCTTACAGGGGGAAGAAAAAGGTCGCCTTGTCCTTTACAATGTGTTACAGAAAGAAAAGCGAGTTTTAACACCTCCTAACCTGACAGTTCTAGATTTTCGGATCTATCCTGATCGTCAAAAAATTCTGTTTGGAGCGATCGAAGCGGCGGGGCAAAGCTTACTTGACCAAAAACTCTATGTGGTAACGACGGGAATTGATCGCGAAGATCGTTTAACGTCCAATCCCTCTGACATCAAACCTATACTTGGTAGTGATGATTATCAAAACTTCAAATTCGATCTCTCGCCCGATGGCAAAAACATCTTGGTGCAACGGCTCAGCCGTCAGCAAGTTGGTCGTTATGGACTTTGGCTTATTAAAGAAAACCAACAACCGCGATCGCTGGACAATCAACCAGGGGGCGATTTTATGTTTACGCCCGACAGCTCATCGGTGGCGATCGCCCAAGGTGAAGGAGTTGCGATTTTGCCTCTTGAGCCGCAAGCCCCACCGTTGGACTTTCTCCCAAGATTCGGGACTGTTCTAAACTTTGGTAGGAGTGGGACGCAAGCCGCCACTATTAAATTTAATAAGGACTATACGCGATCGCTCTATTTGGTAAATAACCAAGGCGTACAAAAGGAACTTACCAAAATTAGTGGATCTATTCTTGGTGCTCAATTTGATCCTCAAGAGAAAAATCTCTATTGCTTGCTTACTGACGTAGAGCAAGATACTGCTAAAAATATTTTTCGTGAAAAGCCCTATCTTGCCGCAATTAATTTGGAATCAGCGCAACTACGAAGACTTTTAGAGCTTCCATCCCAAAGAGAGATTCAATTTAACGTTGCTCCCGATGGACAGTCGATTCTTCTAAATTCTGTTACCCCAAGCAATAGTGATTCTCTTAATTCTCCAACTACGCCTGAAGACTCTGCTAAAGCCTCTAGAAGTCCACAGACTCCTCAAGTCCCAACGCAGCTAATTGTGTTGCCGATTAACACCTTAGATAGCAACAATTTACCGCAACCTGAAGTGTTACCAATGTTTGGTAAATCTCCTCGATGGTTGCCTTAA
- a CDS encoding Uma2 family endonuclease: protein MPATSVLKRLFTVKEYYQMFESGLFANERVELIRGEIIKMSPIGRRHAACVDRCNYTFAHKLGTKVIIRIQNPVALDNTSEPEPDVMVLSYKEDFYRSGHPQPADVLLLIEVADSTVDSDRQLKIPLYAEDGIVEVWLVDINNACVEVYRQPTVTGYQEILQFHRGQNLSILAFPEVNITVDEILG from the coding sequence ATGCCAGCGACATCAGTACTCAAGCGCCTCTTCACCGTTAAAGAATATTATCAGATGTTCGAGTCTGGTCTATTCGCTAATGAGCGTGTAGAACTAATTAGAGGAGAAATTATTAAAATGTCACCGATTGGAAGAAGGCACGCTGCTTGCGTTGATCGCTGTAATTATACATTTGCCCATAAATTAGGAACAAAGGTCATAATTCGGATTCAGAATCCTGTGGCTTTGGATAATACTTCTGAGCCTGAGCCTGATGTCATGGTTTTGAGTTATAAAGAGGATTTCTATCGATCTGGACATCCACAACCAGCAGATGTATTACTTTTAATTGAAGTTGCAGATAGTACAGTTGATAGCGATCGCCAATTAAAAATTCCCCTCTATGCAGAAGATGGCATTGTTGAAGTTTGGCTAGTTGATATTAACAATGCTTGTGTAGAAGTTTATCGTCAGCCTACTGTTACAGGCTATCAAGAAATTCTCCAATTCCATCGCGGACAAAATTTATCTATTCTTGCCTTTCCTGAGGTTAATATTACAGTTGATGAAATCTTGGGATAG
- a CDS encoding CHRD domain-containing protein — MLQAFKRYQKFLSSLVLGITICLLAINFNAPAQSHNLSSAIINSQIDASISLENYQQQAEAELLAQNNLISQSPNFTRFAAILSGDEVYPSPVSTTAGGVVGAALNGNRLVVRGGFYNLSSALRDYATDPLTPPNPKITSGVHIHQGAANANGPFQYALQIQVNPDGLSGKVKGEYELSDAQLQALNSGGLYVDIHTKSNRAGELRGILKVQS, encoded by the coding sequence ATGCTTCAGGCTTTTAAACGATATCAGAAGTTTTTATCCAGCCTAGTTCTCGGCATTACTATCTGCCTACTTGCAATAAATTTTAATGCGCCAGCCCAATCTCATAATCTTTCATCAGCAATTATTAATTCGCAGATTGATGCTTCTATCAGTTTAGAAAACTACCAACAGCAAGCAGAGGCTGAACTACTTGCTCAAAATAATTTGATTAGCCAGAGTCCTAATTTCACTAGATTTGCAGCCATCTTATCAGGCGATGAGGTTTATCCCAGCCCCGTGTCAACTACAGCAGGTGGTGTAGTAGGAGCCGCCCTCAATGGCAATCGCCTAGTTGTGCGTGGTGGTTTTTATAATCTAAGTAGCGCTTTACGCGACTATGCAACGGATCCTTTAACCCCTCCCAATCCAAAAATTACTTCAGGTGTCCATATTCATCAAGGTGCGGCAAATGCCAACGGTCCTTTCCAGTACGCTTTGCAAATACAGGTTAATCCCGATGGCTTAAGCGGCAAAGTTAAGGGAGAATACGAGCTATCGGATGCACAACTTCAAGCGCTTAACAGTGGTGGCTTATATGTTGATATTCACACCAAGTCGAATCGTGCGGGCGAGTTACGCGGTATTTTGAAAGTGCAGTCATAA
- a CDS encoding HU family DNA-binding protein, translated as MADINRQDIIRGMMAEVDGLSYSMASASLEAVITCLTQALANHQSIMLSDFGKFGVRHRRARSGSHPRTHQPITIPEVTVPHFTPSPHLKKLVQKSNEPNSDISR; from the coding sequence ATGGCAGATATTAACCGTCAAGATATCATTCGGGGCATGATGGCGGAGGTTGATGGACTGAGCTATAGTATGGCTTCAGCAAGTCTTGAGGCAGTTATTACCTGTCTCACCCAAGCTCTCGCTAACCACCAATCGATTATGTTGAGTGATTTTGGCAAGTTTGGGGTACGCCATCGTCGCGCCCGTTCGGGAAGTCATCCTCGCACTCATCAGCCCATTACAATTCCCGAAGTTACTGTTCCCCATTTCACCCCCAGTCCTCATTTAAAAAAGCTGGTGCAAAAGTCCAATGAGCCTAATTCTGACATTTCTCGGTAA
- the serA gene encoding phosphoglycerate dehydrogenase, with product MPKVLVSDPIDQVGIDILSQVATVDVKTTLSPEELIQVLPEYDAIMIRSGTKLTKEAIEAGKNLKIIGRAGVGVDNVDVPTATRMGIVVVNSPEGNTIAAAEHTLAMMMSLSRFIPAANASLKGGKWDRKSFTGVEVYKKTLGILGLGKIGSHVATVAKSLGMRILAYDPFLTTERAEKLGVNLVDLEILLREADYITLHLPKTKDTAHLINADRIAIMKDGVRIINCARGGIIDEVAVAEAIKSGKIAGIALDVFENEPLEADSGLRELGANVILTPHLGASTEEAQTNVAVDVAEQIRDVLLGLPARSAVNIPGLRPDVWQKLKPYLQLAEMLGNLVGQLAGGRVDNLDVKLQGEIANSESQPIVVAALKGLLSPALRERVNFVNASIEAKERGIRVTETRDPSVEDYSGSIHLTAHGSQGQQSVTGALLGKSEIRITSINEFPINVAPTHYMLLTLHRDMPGIIGRIGSLLGNFNVNIASMQVGRRMVRGEAVMVLNIDDPLPSGLLDEIVHIQGVTDAFVVKL from the coding sequence ATGCCCAAAGTTCTCGTTTCTGACCCCATCGATCAAGTCGGTATCGATATCCTCTCTCAAGTCGCCACCGTTGACGTAAAAACAACTCTCAGCCCTGAAGAGCTAATCCAAGTTCTTCCTGAATATGACGCAATCATGATCCGCTCTGGTACAAAACTCACCAAGGAAGCGATCGAAGCTGGTAAAAACCTCAAAATCATCGGTCGTGCTGGTGTTGGGGTCGATAACGTAGATGTTCCCACAGCAACCCGTATGGGCATTGTGGTAGTTAACTCTCCTGAAGGTAACACCATCGCCGCCGCCGAGCATACCCTCGCGATGATGATGTCTTTGTCTCGCTTTATCCCTGCTGCCAACGCATCCCTCAAGGGTGGTAAGTGGGATCGCAAGAGCTTTACTGGCGTTGAAGTTTATAAGAAAACCCTTGGTATTCTTGGCTTAGGCAAAATTGGCTCCCACGTTGCTACCGTTGCGAAATCCTTAGGAATGCGGATCCTTGCCTACGATCCATTCCTGACAACCGAACGCGCTGAAAAGCTTGGCGTAAATCTAGTGGATCTCGAAATTTTGCTACGTGAAGCTGATTACATCACTTTGCACTTACCCAAAACTAAGGACACTGCTCACTTAATTAACGCCGATCGCATTGCGATTATGAAAGATGGCGTAAGAATCATTAACTGCGCTAGAGGCGGGATCATTGATGAAGTGGCAGTTGCTGAAGCCATCAAGAGCGGCAAAATTGCAGGTATTGCTCTTGATGTATTTGAGAATGAACCCCTTGAAGCTGATTCTGGTTTGCGTGAACTCGGCGCAAATGTCATCCTGACTCCTCACCTTGGCGCATCTACGGAAGAAGCACAAACCAACGTCGCTGTTGATGTTGCCGAACAAATTCGTGATGTATTGCTAGGTTTACCTGCGCGATCGGCAGTAAATATCCCCGGTCTGCGTCCCGATGTATGGCAAAAACTCAAGCCTTATCTCCAACTTGCGGAAATGTTAGGCAACTTGGTTGGACAATTGGCGGGCGGTCGTGTGGATAACCTAGATGTCAAACTGCAAGGTGAAATCGCTAACAGTGAAAGTCAACCCATCGTTGTAGCAGCTCTCAAGGGCTTGCTATCTCCTGCATTGCGTGAGCGCGTTAACTTTGTCAACGCCAGCATTGAGGCTAAGGAGAGGGGGATCCGCGTCACTGAAACCCGTGATCCTTCCGTTGAAGATTACAGTGGCTCAATCCATTTGACTGCTCACGGTAGCCAAGGTCAACAATCAGTAACAGGAGCATTGCTCGGTAAGTCGGAAATTCGGATCACCAGCATCAACGAATTCCCTATCAACGTTGCACCAACTCATTACATGTTGTTGACTCTCCACCGCGATATGCCTGGGATCATTGGTCGCATCGGCTCCTTGCTTGGTAATTTCAATGTAAATATTGCCAGTATGCAGGTCGGTCGTCGTATGGTGCGCGGTGAAGCGGTAATGGTCTTGAACATTGACGATCCATTGCCTAGCGGTTTGCTCGATGAAATTGTGCATATCCAAGGCGTAACCGATGCTTTTGTGGTCAAGCTATAG
- a CDS encoding beta-ketoacyl-ACP synthase gives MKSWDRDIELTTVVVTGIGMMTAIANDRENTWNQLLQGKSGITIDQQLQIPVARIDEIENSQCNAQSSRAQYFLQKAVLEAIADANLELPLINCGVVIGSSRSNQRELELLLDHPDRQLMQDNWWNCQPANLSASIARLLQTQAPVLAPMAACATGNWAIAQACDLIRSGKCEMAIAGATDAAITPLTIAGFQKIGVLAELGVYPLSKERQGFALGEGAASLVLESLQSAKQRATRIYGSVLGWGITNDAYHATSPSPDNLMAALAIKDCLTRSQITSEQVGYINVHGTATQMNDAREAELIQNILPSSKVSGTKGATGHTLGATGMIEAAFCLLALRDQVLPPCVGMQTPAFDIHTIQKAERSPDLQYALNFSFGFGGQNAIVAFGQECKT, from the coding sequence ATGAAATCTTGGGATAGAGACATTGAGCTAACAACTGTAGTTGTTACAGGTATAGGGATGATGACCGCGATCGCCAATGATCGCGAAAATACTTGGAATCAACTCTTACAGGGCAAGTCAGGAATTACAATCGATCAACAATTACAAATTCCCGTTGCCCGAATTGATGAAATAGAAAATTCACAATGCAATGCTCAGTCGTCTAGAGCGCAATATTTTTTACAAAAGGCAGTTTTAGAAGCGATCGCTGATGCCAATTTAGAACTTCCATTAATTAACTGTGGAGTAGTAATTGGTTCTAGTCGTAGTAATCAAAGGGAATTAGAACTATTACTTGATCATCCTGATCGACAATTGATGCAGGATAATTGGTGGAACTGCCAACCAGCCAATTTATCAGCCTCAATTGCTCGTTTATTACAAACACAAGCTCCTGTACTTGCGCCAATGGCAGCCTGTGCCACAGGAAACTGGGCGATCGCTCAAGCCTGTGATTTAATTCGCTCAGGTAAGTGCGAAATGGCGATCGCAGGGGCAACGGATGCGGCAATTACGCCACTAACGATCGCAGGTTTTCAAAAAATTGGGGTGTTAGCAGAGTTAGGTGTATATCCATTGAGTAAAGAGCGTCAAGGTTTTGCCCTTGGGGAAGGGGCGGCATCTCTAGTTCTAGAATCGTTGCAATCGGCAAAACAACGGGCTACTAGAATTTATGGCAGCGTGTTAGGTTGGGGCATTACTAATGATGCTTACCATGCCACTAGCCCTAGTCCCGATAACCTGATGGCAGCGCTCGCTATTAAAGACTGTTTAACGCGATCGCAAATCACATCAGAGCAAGTCGGTTATATCAATGTGCATGGCACGGCTACACAAATGAACGATGCCCGTGAAGCCGAATTAATCCAAAATATTTTGCCTAGTAGTAAAGTTAGTGGCACAAAAGGAGCAACGGGTCACACTTTGGGCGCGACAGGAATGATTGAGGCAGCATTTTGTTTATTAGCTCTGCGCGATCAAGTCTTACCGCCTTGTGTGGGAATGCAAACTCCTGCCTTTGATATCCACACAATTCAAAAAGCTGAGCGATCGCCTGATCTGCAATATGCCCTTAACTTCAGTTTTGGCTTTGGTGGACAAAATGCGATCGTTGCCTTCGGTCAAGAATGCAAAACCTAA